A genome region from Aliivibrio salmonicida LFI1238 includes the following:
- the tuf gene encoding elongation factor Tu yields MSKEKFERTKPHVNVGTIGHVDHGKTTLTAAICTTLAKIYGGVAKDFASIDNAPEERERGITISTSHVEYDTPARHYAHVDCPGHADYVKNMITGAAQMDGGILVVAATDGPMPQTREHILLGRQVGIPFIVVFMNKCDMVDDEELLELVEMEVRELLSEYDYPGDDLPVIQGSALGALNGEKQWEDKIIELAEALDTYIPLPERAVDMPFLLPIEDVFSIQGRGTVVTGRIERGILRVGDEVEIIGIKETTVSTCTGVEMFRKLLDEGRAGENVGALLRGTKRDDVERGQVLAAKGSINPHTKFESEVYVLSKDEGGRHTPFFKGYRPQFYFRTTDVTGDITLPEGVEMVMPGDNVQMTVELIAPIAMDEGLRFAIREGGRTVGAGVVAKIFA; encoded by the coding sequence GTGTCTAAAGAAAAATTTGAACGTACGAAACCGCACGTAAACGTTGGTACAATCGGCCACGTTGACCACGGTAAAACAACTCTAACTGCTGCTATCTGTACTACACTTGCAAAAATTTACGGTGGCGTAGCTAAAGATTTCGCATCAATCGATAACGCTCCTGAAGAGCGCGAGCGTGGTATCACAATCTCAACTTCTCACGTTGAGTACGATACTCCTGCACGTCACTATGCACACGTTGACTGTCCTGGACACGCCGATTATGTTAAAAACATGATCACTGGTGCTGCTCAAATGGATGGTGGTATCCTAGTTGTTGCTGCAACTGATGGCCCTATGCCACAAACACGTGAGCACATCCTACTTGGTCGTCAAGTTGGTATTCCTTTCATCGTTGTGTTCATGAACAAATGTGACATGGTTGATGATGAAGAACTTCTTGAGCTAGTAGAAATGGAAGTTCGTGAACTTCTTTCTGAATACGATTACCCAGGTGATGATTTACCAGTAATCCAAGGTTCAGCTCTTGGCGCTCTAAACGGCGAAAAACAATGGGAAGATAAAATCATTGAGCTTGCAGAAGCTCTAGATACATATATTCCTCTTCCTGAACGTGCTGTTGACATGCCTTTCCTACTTCCTATTGAAGATGTATTCTCAATTCAAGGTCGTGGTACAGTTGTTACTGGTCGTATCGAACGTGGTATTCTACGTGTAGGCGACGAAGTAGAAATCATTGGTATCAAAGAAACTACAGTTTCTACATGTACTGGTGTTGAAATGTTCCGTAAACTGCTTGACGAAGGTCGTGCTGGTGAGAACGTTGGTGCACTTCTACGTGGTACTAAGCGTGATGACGTTGAACGTGGCCAAGTACTTGCTGCTAAAGGTTCAATCAACCCACACACTAAATTTGAGTCAGAAGTATACGTTCTTTCTAAAGATGAAGGCGGCCGTCATACTCCTTTCTTCAAAGGCTACCGTCCACAGTTCTACTTCCGTACAACGGATGTAACTGGTGATATCACACTTCCTGAAGGTGTTGAAATGGTAATGCCTGGTGATAACGTTCAAATGACGGTTGAGCTAATTGCTCCAATCGCAATGGACGAAGGTCTACGCTTCGCAATCCGTGAAGGTGGCCGTACAGTTGGTGCTGGTGTTGTTGCTAAAATCTTCGCTTAA
- the tnpA gene encoding IS66 family insertion sequence element accessory protein TnpA gives MQKDKKRTPEQWHALFESQQSSKLSAAEFCRNHNILPKTFSARKARWKQKINASTFLKVEALTSTIIATPQLPDIQLSIGKLRLTLPATEPHWIGLLLKGYQS, from the coding sequence ATGCAAAAAGATAAAAAGAGAACACCAGAGCAATGGCACGCTCTATTTGAATCTCAGCAATCTAGCAAGCTTAGTGCCGCTGAATTTTGTCGTAACCATAATATTCTGCCAAAGACATTTAGTGCACGTAAAGCACGATGGAAACAAAAGATTAACGCTTCTACTTTCTTGAAAGTAGAAGCGTTAACATCAACTATCATCGCCACTCCACAATTACCAGATATTCAACTTTCTATCGGAAAATTGCGATTAACATTGCCAGCTACTGAACCTCACTGGATAGGACTCTTATTAAAAGGGTATCAATCATGA
- the tnpB gene encoding IS66 family insertion sequence element accessory protein TnpB (TnpB, as the term is used for proteins encoded by IS66 family insertion elements, is considered an accessory protein, since TnpC, encoded by a neighboring gene, is a DDE family transposase.), with protein sequence MNVFTDVSTIYLHRDFVDFRKAINGLVVIVEQEMQLSPFSDALFIFCNKPRDKLKILYWDKTGFALWYKRLDEDRFKWPRNINNDTLALSEQQLTLLLQGFDILGHQPVHYQTTL encoded by the coding sequence ATGAATGTATTTACTGATGTTTCCACCATTTATCTTCATCGTGATTTTGTCGATTTTCGCAAGGCCATTAATGGCCTTGTCGTGATTGTTGAGCAAGAAATGCAACTATCACCGTTTAGTGATGCTCTATTTATATTTTGCAATAAGCCTCGTGATAAACTCAAAATATTGTATTGGGATAAAACAGGATTCGCTTTATGGTACAAGCGATTAGATGAAGACCGCTTCAAATGGCCACGAAATATAAATAACGATACGTTAGCATTATCAGAGCAGCAACTGACACTGCTATTACAAGGTTTTGATATCTTAGGACATCAACCGGTACATTATCAAACAACCCTTTAA
- a CDS encoding IS982-like element ISVsa6 family transposase: MNKLVDIFCDVDDFCYQFLSQWEKYLVEASERKRKRQSVMSTSECMTIVIAFHQSNHRDFKNFYIGLVHQYWKGYFPNLLSYTRFVSKMPSLIAPMCAYFQSIKGKPTGIAFVDSTSLKVCHNIRIPRHKVFDGVAKRGKGTMGWFFGFKLHLLINHLGEIISLKITAGNVNDRTPVPDLCKELSGKLYADKGYIGKKLSESLKNSDVDLVTTSRKNMKAKEISAFDKAMLSKRYIIETINDQLKNISQIEHSRHRSVTGFMLNVISGVVAYCLKKQKPRIKLSECEFELILA, from the coding sequence ATGAATAAATTAGTTGATATATTTTGTGATGTCGATGATTTTTGTTATCAATTCTTATCTCAATGGGAAAAATACCTTGTTGAGGCTAGTGAGAGAAAAAGAAAACGTCAGTCAGTAATGTCTACTAGTGAATGTATGACTATTGTCATCGCTTTTCATCAATCAAATCATAGAGATTTCAAGAACTTCTATATCGGGTTAGTTCATCAATATTGGAAAGGATACTTTCCAAATTTACTTAGCTACACTCGATTTGTGAGCAAAATGCCTAGCCTAATCGCCCCAATGTGTGCCTATTTTCAATCTATCAAAGGTAAGCCGACTGGCATTGCTTTTGTTGACTCCACGAGTCTTAAAGTATGCCATAACATTCGAATTCCTCGCCATAAAGTCTTTGATGGTGTTGCGAAAAGAGGAAAAGGTACCATGGGATGGTTTTTCGGCTTCAAACTTCATTTATTGATTAACCATCTTGGAGAAATTATTTCGCTGAAAATCACAGCTGGCAATGTAAATGATAGGACTCCTGTACCTGATTTATGCAAAGAACTCTCGGGGAAATTGTACGCTGATAAAGGGTACATAGGTAAAAAGTTGAGTGAGAGCTTAAAGAACTCTGATGTCGATTTAGTGACTACCTCGCGAAAAAACATGAAAGCAAAAGAGATAAGTGCTTTTGATAAGGCTATGTTATCAAAGAGATACATTATCGAAACGATAAATGACCAATTGAAGAATATCTCTCAAATTGAACATAGCCGTCATCGTAGCGTGACTGGTTTCATGCTAAATGTAATTTCAGGCGTTGTGGCTTATTGTTTAAAAAAACAAAAGCCACGAATTAAGCTATCAGAATGTGAATTTGAACTAATCCTCGCTTAA
- the rpsJ gene encoding 30S ribosomal protein S10: protein MQNQRIRIRLKAFDYKLIDQSTAEIVETAKRTGAQVRGPIPLPTRKERFTVLTSPHVNKDARDQYEIRTHKRLIDIVEPTDKTVDALMRLDLAAGVDVQISLG, encoded by the coding sequence ATGCAGAACCAACGTATTCGTATCCGCCTAAAGGCTTTTGATTATAAACTAATCGACCAGTCTACAGCGGAGATCGTTGAAACAGCTAAGCGCACTGGCGCTCAGGTTCGTGGTCCTATTCCACTACCTACTCGTAAAGAGCGTTTTACTGTTCTTACTTCTCCTCACGTTAACAAAGACGCACGTGACCAGTACGAAATTCGTACTCACAAGCGTTTAATCGACATTGTTGAGCCAACAGATAAAACTGTTGACGCACTAATGCGTTTAGACCTTGCTGCTGGCGTTGATGTTCAAATTAGCCTAGGTTAA
- the rplC gene encoding 50S ribosomal protein L3, translating to MIGLVGRKVGMTRIFTEEGVSIPVTVVEVEVNRVSQVKTVETDGYNAIQVTCGSKKANRVSKPEAGHFAKAGVEAGRGLWEFRLENGEEFTVGAELSVEIFNEIKKVDVTGTSKGKGFQGAIKRWNFATQDMTHGNSLSHRAPGSIGQCQTPGRVFKGKKMAGHMGAERCTTQNLEIVRVDAERNLLLIKGAVPGSTGGNVIVKPAVKA from the coding sequence ATGATTGGTCTAGTCGGTCGTAAAGTGGGCATGACCCGCATCTTTACCGAAGAAGGCGTTTCTATCCCAGTAACTGTTGTTGAAGTTGAAGTTAACCGTGTTTCTCAAGTGAAAACTGTAGAAACTGATGGCTACAACGCAATTCAAGTTACTTGTGGTTCTAAGAAAGCTAACCGCGTATCTAAGCCTGAAGCTGGTCACTTTGCGAAAGCAGGTGTTGAAGCAGGTCGCGGTCTTTGGGAATTCCGTTTAGAAAACGGTGAAGAATTCACAGTTGGCGCTGAGCTAAGTGTTGAAATCTTTAACGAAATCAAAAAAGTAGACGTTACTGGTACATCTAAAGGTAAGGGCTTCCAAGGCGCAATTAAGCGTTGGAACTTCGCTACTCAAGATATGACTCACGGTAACTCTTTGTCTCATCGTGCTCCGGGTTCAATTGGCCAATGTCAAACTCCAGGTCGCGTATTTAAAGGCAAAAAAATGGCGGGTCACATGGGTGCTGAGCGTTGTACTACTCAAAACTTAGAGATCGTACGTGTTGACGCTGAGCGCAATCTGCTTCTTATTAAAGGTGCAGTACCAGGCTCAACAGGTGGCAACGTGATCGTTAAACCAGCTGTTAAAGCATAA
- the rplD gene encoding 50S ribosomal protein L4: MELMVKGAAALTVSETTFGREFNEALVHQVVVAYAAGARQGTRAQKTRSEVSGGGAKPWRQKGTGRARAGTIRSPIWRSGGVTFAAKPQDHSLKVNKKMYRGALKSILSELVRQDRLIVVEDFSIEAPKTKELVAKLKELELNDVLIVTGEVDENLFLAARNLYKVDARDVAGIDPVSLVAFNKVLMTAAAVKQVEEMLA; encoded by the coding sequence ATGGAACTAATGGTTAAAGGTGCTGCGGCACTAACTGTTTCCGAAACTACTTTCGGACGTGAGTTTAACGAGGCTCTTGTACACCAAGTAGTTGTTGCGTATGCAGCAGGTGCTCGTCAAGGTACTCGCGCTCAAAAAACACGTTCTGAAGTATCTGGCGGTGGCGCTAAGCCATGGCGTCAAAAAGGTACAGGCCGAGCTCGTGCGGGTACTATTCGTAGCCCAATCTGGCGTTCAGGTGGTGTTACTTTCGCTGCGAAACCACAAGATCACAGCTTGAAAGTAAACAAAAAAATGTACCGTGGTGCTCTTAAAAGCATTCTTTCTGAGTTAGTTCGTCAAGATCGTTTGATCGTTGTTGAAGACTTCTCAATTGAAGCACCAAAAACTAAAGAGCTAGTTGCTAAGCTTAAAGAACTTGAGCTTAACGATGTTCTTATCGTAACTGGCGAAGTAGACGAGAATCTATTCTTAGCTGCTCGTAACCTATATAAAGTTGACGCACGTGACGTTGCTGGTATTGATCCAGTAAGTCTTGTTGCATTCAACAAGGTTCTAATGACTGCTGCTGCAGTTAAGCAAGTTGAGGAGATGCTGGCATGA
- the rplW gene encoding 50S ribosomal protein L23, with protein sequence MISEERLLKVLRGPHISEKATMTAEGNNTIVFKVVINATKKEIKAAVEKLFEVEVKSVNTLITKGKTKRQGARQGRRSDVKKAYVILKEGQDLDFVGGAE encoded by the coding sequence ATGATCAGTGAAGAGCGTCTACTAAAAGTTCTACGTGGCCCACATATCTCTGAAAAAGCAACGATGACTGCTGAAGGCAATAACACTATTGTTTTCAAAGTAGTAATCAATGCAACAAAAAAAGAGATTAAAGCAGCAGTAGAAAAGTTGTTTGAAGTTGAAGTTAAGTCTGTAAATACCCTTATCACTAAGGGCAAGACCAAACGTCAAGGTGCACGCCAAGGCCGTCGTTCAGACGTGAAAAAAGCGTACGTAATCTTGAAAGAAGGTCAAGACCTAGACTTCGTTGGCGGCGCGGAATAA
- the rplB gene encoding 50S ribosomal protein L2 has product MAIVKCKPTSPGRRHVVKIVNADLHKGKPYAPLLEKNSKSGGRNNNGRITVRHVGGGHKQHYRLIDFKRTKDGIPAIVERLEYDPNRSANIALVLFADGERRYIIAPKGLKAGDTVQSGVDAPIKAGNCLPLRNIPVGSTVHCVELKPGKGAQVARSAGAYAQIIARDGAYVTLRLRSGEMRKVLSEGRATIGEVGNSEHMLRELGKAGATRWRGVRPTVRGVAMNPVDHPHGGGEGRTSGGRHPVSPWGMPTKGFKTRKNKSTDKYIVRRRNK; this is encoded by the coding sequence ATGGCTATTGTTAAATGTAAGCCGACTTCCCCTGGTCGTCGTCACGTTGTAAAAATCGTTAACGCTGACCTACATAAGGGTAAGCCATACGCACCTCTTTTAGAGAAAAACTCTAAATCTGGTGGTCGTAATAATAACGGTCGTATTACAGTACGTCACGTTGGTGGTGGTCATAAGCAACACTACCGTCTAATTGACTTTAAACGTACTAAAGATGGCATTCCAGCTATCGTTGAACGTTTAGAATACGATCCAAACCGTAGTGCAAATATTGCACTAGTTCTGTTCGCAGACGGTGAGCGTCGTTACATTATCGCACCAAAAGGTCTTAAAGCCGGCGATACAGTACAATCAGGTGTTGATGCGCCAATCAAAGCAGGTAACTGCTTACCATTGCGCAACATCCCAGTAGGTTCTACTGTTCACTGTGTTGAATTAAAACCTGGTAAGGGCGCGCAAGTTGCACGTTCTGCTGGTGCATACGCACAAATCATCGCTCGTGATGGCGCTTACGTGACATTACGTCTACGTTCTGGTGAGATGCGTAAAGTTCTTTCTGAAGGTCGTGCGACTATCGGTGAAGTTGGTAATTCTGAACACATGCTACGTGAGCTAGGCAAAGCTGGTGCTACACGCTGGCGCGGTGTTCGTCCAACGGTACGTGGTGTTGCAATGAACCCAGTAGATCACCCACACGGTGGTGGTGAAGGTCGTACATCAGGCGGTCGTCACCCAGTATCACCTTGGGGTATGCCTACTAAGGGCTTCAAGACTCGTAAGAATAAATCTACTGACAAGTACATTGTACGTCGTCGTAACAAATAA
- the rpsS gene encoding 30S ribosomal protein S19: MPRSLKKGPFIDLHLLKKVEKAVESGDKKPIKTWSRRSMIIPTMINLTIAVHNGRQHVPVFVTEDMIGHKLGEFAPTRTYRGHAADKKAKKR; encoded by the coding sequence ATGCCACGTTCTCTCAAGAAAGGTCCTTTCATTGACCTACACTTGCTGAAGAAGGTAGAGAAAGCGGTGGAAAGCGGAGACAAAAAGCCTATTAAGACTTGGTCCCGTCGTTCAATGATCATCCCAACTATGATCAATTTGACCATCGCTGTCCATAATGGTCGCCAGCATGTACCAGTTTTCGTTACAGAAGACATGATTGGTCACAAGCTGGGCGAATTTGCACCTACTCGTACTTATCGCGGCCACGCTGCAGATAAGAAAGCTAAAAAGCGTTAG
- the rplV gene encoding 50S ribosomal protein L22: MEAIAKHRFASISPQKARLVADQIRGKSVDQALEILTFSNKKAAVIIKKVVESAIANAEHNEGADIDDLNVAKIFVDEGPIMKRIMPRAKGRADRILKRSSHITIVVADR, translated from the coding sequence ATGGAAGCTATTGCTAAACATCGTTTTGCCAGCATTTCTCCACAAAAGGCTCGCTTAGTTGCGGACCAAATTCGTGGGAAATCAGTAGACCAGGCTCTTGAAATCCTTACTTTCAGCAACAAAAAAGCTGCAGTAATTATTAAAAAAGTTGTTGAGTCTGCTATCGCAAACGCTGAACACAACGAAGGTGCAGATATCGACGATCTAAATGTCGCTAAAATCTTCGTAGACGAAGGCCCAATCATGAAGCGTATTATGCCTCGTGCTAAAGGTCGTGCAGATCGCATCTTGAAGCGTTCAAGCCACATCACTATCGTTGTAGCTGATCGTTAA
- the rpsC gene encoding 30S ribosomal protein S3, with protein sequence MGQKVHPNGIRLGIVKPWNATWFASSQEFADNLDGDFKVRQYLTKELKKASLSRIVIERPAKSIRVTIHTARPGVVIGKKGEDVEKLRAGVAKIAGVPAQINIAEVRKPELDAHLVADSIASQLERRVMFRRAMKRAVQNAMRLGAQGIKVQVGGRLGGAEIARSEWYREGRVPLHTLRADIDYATASAHTQYGVIGVKVWIFKGEVLGGMPAANAVEPKADKPKKQRRSRK encoded by the coding sequence ATGGGTCAAAAAGTACATCCTAATGGTATTCGTCTTGGCATCGTTAAGCCTTGGAATGCTACATGGTTTGCTAGTAGCCAAGAGTTCGCTGACAACCTAGACGGCGACTTCAAGGTACGTCAGTATCTTACTAAAGAACTGAAAAAAGCATCTCTATCTCGCATCGTTATCGAGCGTCCTGCGAAGAGCATCCGTGTGACTATTCACACTGCTCGTCCAGGCGTAGTAATCGGTAAGAAAGGCGAAGACGTAGAAAAACTACGCGCAGGCGTAGCTAAAATCGCAGGTGTTCCAGCGCAAATCAACATTGCAGAAGTTCGCAAGCCTGAGCTAGATGCTCACCTTGTAGCTGACAGCATTGCTTCTCAACTAGAACGTCGTGTTATGTTCCGTCGCGCTATGAAGCGTGCGGTACAAAATGCAATGCGTCTAGGCGCTCAAGGCATCAAAGTACAAGTAGGCGGCCGTTTAGGCGGTGCTGAAATCGCACGTTCTGAGTGGTATCGTGAAGGTCGTGTACCTCTACATACTCTACGTGCTGACATTGATTACGCAACTGCTTCAGCTCATACGCAATATGGTGTGATTGGCGTTAAAGTTTGGATCTTCAAAGGTGAAGTTCTAGGCGGTATGCCAGCTGCTAATGCAGTAGAGCCTAAGGCTGACAAGCCTAAGAAGCAGCGTAGAAGCCGTAAGTAA
- the rplP gene encoding 50S ribosomal protein L16 → MLQPKRTKFRKVMTGRNRGLAKGTEVSFGEFGLKAVGRGRLTARQIEAARRAMTRHVKRQGQIWIRVFPDKPITEKPLEVRQGKGKGNVEYWVAQIQPGKVMYEMNGVPEELAREAFRLAARKLPIKTTFVTKQVM, encoded by the coding sequence ATGCTACAACCAAAACGTACTAAGTTCCGTAAGGTTATGACTGGTCGTAACCGTGGTCTTGCTAAAGGCACTGAAGTAAGCTTCGGCGAATTCGGTCTTAAAGCTGTAGGCCGTGGTCGTCTAACTGCACGTCAGATCGAAGCGGCACGTCGTGCTATGACACGTCATGTTAAACGTCAAGGCCAAATCTGGATCCGTGTGTTCCCAGACAAACCTATCACAGAAAAACCGCTTGAAGTTCGTCAGGGTAAGGGTAAAGGTAACGTTGAGTACTGGGTAGCCCAAATCCAACCTGGAAAGGTAATGTACGAAATGAACGGCGTACCTGAAGAGTTGGCACGTGAAGCGTTCCGCCTAGCGGCACGTAAACTGCCTATCAAAACTACTTTTGTAACTAAGCAGGTGATGTGA
- the rpmC gene encoding 50S ribosomal protein L29, with protein sequence MKAQDLREKNVEELNEELLNLLREQFNLRMQAATGQLQQTHTLKAVRRDIARVKTLLNEKAGA encoded by the coding sequence ATGAAAGCACAAGATCTACGCGAGAAAAACGTTGAAGAGCTTAATGAAGAGCTTTTGAATTTGCTACGTGAACAGTTTAACTTGCGTATGCAAGCTGCGACTGGTCAACTACAGCAGACTCATACTCTAAAAGCTGTACGTCGTGATATCGCACGTGTTAAAACTTTACTGAATGAGAAGGCTGGCGCATAA
- the rpsQ gene encoding 30S ribosomal protein S17, translating into MSEKIRTMQGRVISDKMDKSIVVAIERMVKHPIYGKYIKRTTKLHAHDENNECGQGDLVVIRECRPLSKTKSWTLVNIVEKAKA; encoded by the coding sequence ATGAGCGAGAAAATTCGTACTATGCAAGGTCGTGTAATTAGCGACAAAATGGACAAGTCTATTGTTGTTGCTATTGAGCGCATGGTGAAACACCCGATCTACGGTAAATACATCAAGCGCACGACTAAGCTTCACGCACATGATGAAAACAACGAATGTGGCCAAGGCGACTTAGTTGTAATTCGTGAATGTCGTCCTCTTTCTAAGACTAAGTCTTGGACATTGGTAAACATTGTAGAAAAAGCAAAAGCTTAA
- the rplN gene encoding 50S ribosomal protein L14, whose product MIQMQSTLDAADNSGARKVMCIKVLGGSHRRYAHIGDVIKVTVKEAIPRGKVKKGDVLKAVVVRTRKGVRRPDGSIIRFDRNACVLLNDTTEQPVGTRIFGPVTRELRNAKFMKIVSLAPEVL is encoded by the coding sequence ATGATCCAAATGCAAAGTACACTTGACGCTGCAGATAACTCTGGTGCGCGCAAGGTAATGTGTATTAAGGTTCTGGGTGGCTCTCACCGCCGTTATGCACATATCGGAGACGTCATTAAAGTTACTGTTAAGGAAGCAATTCCTCGCGGTAAAGTTAAAAAAGGTGATGTTCTGAAGGCGGTAGTAGTGCGCACTCGTAAAGGCGTTCGTCGCCCAGACGGTTCTATCATTCGCTTCGACCGTAATGCTTGCGTATTGTTGAATGACACTACTGAGCAACCAGTCGGTACACGTATCTTTGGTCCAGTGACTCGTGAACTTCGTAATGCGAAATTCATGAAAATCGTTTCACTAGCACCCGAAGTTCTGTAA
- the rplX gene encoding 50S ribosomal protein L24 — MAAKIRRNDEVIVLVGKDKGKKGKVTKVLETGKVIVEGINLVKKHQKPVPALGQQGGIVEKEAAIDASNIAIFNDATGKADRIGFRFEEGKKVRFFKSNGETISN, encoded by the coding sequence ATGGCAGCTAAAATCCGTCGTAATGACGAAGTAATCGTTCTTGTCGGTAAAGATAAAGGCAAGAAAGGTAAAGTAACTAAGGTTCTTGAAACTGGTAAAGTTATTGTTGAAGGTATCAACCTTGTTAAAAAGCACCAAAAGCCTGTACCGGCTCTTGGTCAGCAAGGTGGTATTGTTGAGAAAGAAGCAGCAATTGATGCTTCAAATATCGCAATCTTCAACGATGCAACTGGTAAAGCGGACCGTATCGGTTTCCGTTTTGAAGAAGGCAAAAAAGTGCGTTTCTTCAAATCTAACGGTGAAACCATTTCTAACTAA
- the rplE gene encoding 50S ribosomal protein L5 produces MAKLHDYYKSSVVAELTKEFSYSSVMQVPRVEKITLNMGVGEAINDKKLLENAAADMAIISGQKPLITKARKSVAGFKIREGYPIGCKVTLRGERMWEFLERLVSIALPRVRDFRGVSAKSFDGRGNYSMGVREQIIFPEIDYDKVDRVRGLDITITTSANTDAEGRALLAAFNFPFRK; encoded by the coding sequence ATGGCGAAACTGCATGATTACTACAAGTCGTCTGTAGTCGCTGAGCTTACCAAAGAGTTCAGCTACTCAAGCGTCATGCAAGTCCCTAGGGTTGAAAAAATCACCCTAAATATGGGTGTTGGTGAAGCAATCAATGATAAAAAGCTTCTAGAAAACGCTGCTGCCGATATGGCAATTATCTCTGGCCAAAAGCCATTGATTACTAAAGCACGTAAATCTGTTGCTGGTTTTAAAATCCGTGAAGGCTACCCAATCGGTTGTAAAGTAACCCTGCGTGGCGAACGTATGTGGGAGTTTTTAGAGCGTCTAGTTTCTATTGCACTTCCTCGAGTACGTGATTTCCGTGGAGTTAGCGCTAAGTCTTTTGACGGACGTGGTAACTACAGCATGGGCGTTCGCGAGCAAATCATCTTCCCTGAGATCGACTATGATAAAGTTGATCGTGTACGCGGTCTTGATATTACTATCACGACGTCTGCGAATACAGATGCGGAAGGCCGAGCTCTGCTGGCTGCCTTTAACTTCCCATTCCGTAAGTAA
- the rpsN gene encoding 30S ribosomal protein S14 encodes MAKQSMKAREAKRAKLVTKFAEKRAALKVLISDVNASEEDRWNAVLKLQSLPRDSSASRQRNRCNQTGRPHGYLRKFGLSRIKVREACMKGEIPGLRKASW; translated from the coding sequence ATGGCTAAACAATCTATGAAAGCACGTGAAGCTAAACGTGCAAAACTTGTAACTAAGTTCGCTGAAAAGCGCGCTGCGTTAAAAGTTCTAATTAGCGATGTAAATGCTTCTGAAGAAGATCGTTGGAATGCAGTTCTTAAACTGCAATCACTACCACGTGATTCAAGTGCATCTCGTCAACGCAATCGTTGTAACCAAACTGGTCGTCCACATGGTTATTTACGTAAGTTCGGTTTAAGCCGTATTAAGGTTCGTGAAGCTTGCATGAAAGGCGAGATTCCGGGTCTTCGTAAGGCTAGCTGGTAG
- the rpsH gene encoding 30S ribosomal protein S8, which translates to MSMQDPISDMLTRVRNGQSANKVAVKMPSSKLKVAIAALLKAEGYIADFAVEGDIKPELEITLKYFQAKQVIEQIQRVSRPGLRVYKKNDALPSVMGGLGIAVISTSKGLMSDRAARKAGLGGEIICYVA; encoded by the coding sequence ATGAGCATGCAAGATCCGATTTCGGATATGCTGACCCGCGTTCGCAACGGTCAATCAGCAAATAAAGTTGCTGTTAAAATGCCTTCTTCAAAGCTTAAAGTTGCAATTGCTGCACTACTTAAAGCTGAAGGCTACATCGCTGATTTCGCTGTTGAAGGCGACATCAAACCTGAGCTAGAAATCACTTTAAAGTATTTCCAAGCTAAACAAGTTATCGAGCAAATCCAACGAGTTTCTCGTCCAGGTCTTCGTGTATACAAGAAGAACGACGCGTTACCATCTGTTATGGGTGGTCTTGGTATTGCTGTTATTTCTACATCAAAAGGCCTTATGTCTGACCGCGCTGCGCGTAAAGCTGGTCTTGGTGGCGAAATTATCTGCTACGTAGCTTAA